Proteins encoded in a region of the Salminus brasiliensis chromosome 2, fSalBra1.hap2, whole genome shotgun sequence genome:
- the bnip1a gene encoding vesicle transport protein SEC20: MADVHVRICEQEIIKYDLEIKALIQDISECTGPQSELTELNCKVKERFSRLRQRIQDLEQMGKEQDKESDKQALLKEVEAHRKQMLSNQTAWRKANLASNLAIDKLEKEDLLNVGGTAARQRKLTKESLAQTSSDITESLMSISRMMSQQVKQSEETITTLATSSRTVLETNEEFKAMTGTIQLGRKLITKYNRRELTDKLLIFLALALFLATVLYILKKRLFPFL; the protein is encoded by the exons ATGGCCGATGTACACGTACGAATATGTGAGCAGGAAATTATTAAGTATGATTTGGAAATAAAAGCTCTGATACAG GATATCAGTGAATGCACAGGGCCACAGAGTGAACTGACAGAGTTGAACTGCAAAGTGAAGGAAAGGTTCAGCCGTCTCCGGCAGCGGATCCAG GATCTGGAGCAGATGGGGAAGGAGCAGGATAAAGAATCTGATAAGCAGGCCCTGCTCAAAGAGGTGGAGGCCCATCGTAAACAGATGCTTAG CAACCAGACGGCATGGAGGAAGGCCAATCTGGCCAGTAACCTGGCCATCGATAAGCTGGAGAAAGAAGACCTGCTGAACGTCGGCGGCACTGCAGCGAGGCAAAG AAAGCTGACCAAAGAGAGCCTGGCTCAGACGTCCAGTGATATCACAGAGAGTCTGATGAGCATCAGCAGGATGATGTCCCAACAGGTGAAGCAGAGTGAGGAGACCATAACCACTCTGG CCACTTCTTCAAGAACGGTGCTGGAAACCAACGAAGAGTTTAAGGCCATGACTGGGACCATACAGCTGGGGAGAAAACTCATCACTAAATACAACCGCCGAGAACTTACGGACAAGCTGCTCATTTTCCTGGCCCTGGCACTCTTTCTGGCCACTGTGCTATACATCCTGAAGAAAAGACTGTTCCCTTTTCTCTGA